CCTCCAGCGGGTGGCCTTTGGGACCAGCGGCCACCGGGGTACAAGCCTTAAGGGCACCTTCACCGAGGCCCATGTGCTGGCCATAGCCCAGGCCATTGCCGACTTGCGGGGCTCTTGGGGGGCCACGGGGCCCCTCTTCCTGGCCAAGGACACCCACGCCCTCTCCGAGCCCGCCTGGGCCACGGCCCTTTCGGTGTTTGCTGCCAACGGCCTCGAGGTACGCATCGCCGCGGACGGGGGCCCCACGCCCACCCCCCTGGTCTCCCTGGCCATCCTGGAGCATAACGCCCAACATCCCGCCAAGGCCGACGGGGTCCTCCTCACCCCCAGCCACAACCCCCCCGAGGACGGGGGCTTCAAGTACAACCCTCCCACAGGCGGCCCCGCGGACACCCGCATCACCAAGGCCATAGAGGAAAGGGCCAACGCCCTCCTTGCGGAAGGGCTAAAGGGAGTGAAGCACCTCCCCCTTCGGGAGGCCCTGAAAAGGGCCAAGCCCTTTGACTACGTGGGGCTTTATGTGGGAAAGATCCGGGAGGCCGTGGACCTCGAGGCCATCCGGGCCTCTGGCCTGCGCCTGGGAGTGGATCCTTTGGGGGGTGCGAGCCTAAGGGTGTGGGAGCGGCTGGCCGAGGCCTACCGGCTAAACGTGGAGGTGGCAAACCCCACCCTAGACCCCGCCTTCCGCTTCATGCCCCCTGACCACGACGGCAAGATCCGCATGGACTGCTCCAGCCCCTACGCCATGGCGGGCCTCCTGGCCCTGAAGGAACGCTATGACCTGGCCATCGGCAACGACCCCGATGCCGACCGCCACGGCATCGTGACCAAGAGGGGCCTCATGAACC
The Thermus tengchongensis DNA segment above includes these coding regions:
- a CDS encoding phosphoglucomutase; this encodes MDLLKLLTLYYEERPDPEDPLQRVAFGTSGHRGTSLKGTFTEAHVLAIAQAIADLRGSWGATGPLFLAKDTHALSEPAWATALSVFAANGLEVRIAADGGPTPTPLVSLAILEHNAQHPAKADGVLLTPSHNPPEDGGFKYNPPTGGPADTRITKAIEERANALLAEGLKGVKHLPLREALKRAKPFDYVGLYVGKIREAVDLEAIRASGLRLGVDPLGGASLRVWERLAEAYRLNVEVANPTLDPAFRFMPPDHDGKIRMDCSSPYAMAGLLALKERYDLAIGNDPDADRHGIVTKRGLMNPNHYLAAAVHHLYTTRTWPKAKVGKTAVTSALLDRVAQALGREVYETPVGFKYFVEGLLEGWLGFGGEESAGASFLRFDGRPFSTDKDGLLLGLLAAEMMAKRGQAPDELSEELAQTLGRPYYARKDLPISPEAKAKLARLSPEDVEAKELAGEPILAILTRAPGNGEPLGGLKVVTQSAWFAARPSGTEDVAKVYAESFKGEAHLQEVLEAAMALVRRALA